The Coregonus clupeaformis isolate EN_2021a chromosome 20, ASM2061545v1, whole genome shotgun sequence genome contains a region encoding:
- the cpox gene encoding oxygen-dependent coproporphyrinogen-III oxidase, mitochondrial isoform X1 — translation MATIVLYSMNRTAQTTARQCLIQFSKRASIVDSHLSFFRRLTSLPGARCVPKATGVRLMSHGTAGKSATGRTRRGALLVAGAAAAVAGFVASGSHFQRAEMATMIPKTEEKEIAEKCKTFMAPPCTDVKVLQQRKEEMCTRMEMLIMDTQAEFCRALEEVDGGKFKVDKWERKEGGGGISCVLQDGKVFEKAGVNVSVVFGNLTEEAAKQMRSRGKVLKGKDGILPFCAMGVSSVIHPKNPHIPTVHFNYRYFEIEEEDGTKQWWFGGGTDLTPTYVNKEDGAHFHNSLKEACDKHHPQYYPDFKKWCDHYFYIRHRGETRGIGGIFFDDLDSPSQEEAFSFVRSCAQTVVPCYLPIVYKHLNDPFSPEEKDWQQVRRGRYVEFNLVYDRGVKFGLATPGSRIESILMSLPLTAKWEYMHEPPKGSQEADMLEVLRNPKEWI, via the exons ATGGCGACCATCGTTCTTTATTCCATGAACAGAACGGCGCAAACCACTGCGAGACAATGTTTAATTCAGTTTTCAAAGCGAGCTTCCATAGTGGACTCGCACCTATCTTTCTTCCGCAGGTTAACTTCGCTTCCGGGAGCGAGATGTGTTCCCAAAGCTACTGGAGTGCGGTTAATGTCACACGGGACTGCAGGCAAATCGGCAACCGGGCGAACCAGGAGAGGCGCACTGCTGGTTGCTGGAGCAGCGGCGGCAGTGGCGGGTTTTGTGGCTAGCGGTAGTCACTTTCAGCGGGCTGAAATGGCAACCATGATCCCCAAAACCGAGGAGAAGGAGATAGCGGAGAAATGCAAGACGTTCATGGCCCCGCCGTGTACCGACGTCAAAGTGCTGCAGCAGAGGAAAGAGGAAATGTGCACGAGGATGGAGATGCTGATAATGGACACTCAGGCGGAGTTCTGCAGAGCGCTCGAGGAGGTGGACGGCGGCAAGTTCAAAGTGGACAAGTGGGAACGGAAAGAAG GTGGCGGGGGCATTAGCTGTGTGCTGCAGGATGGGAAGGTGTTTGAGAAGGCGGGGGTCAACGTGTCCGTGGTGTTTGGGAACCTGACCGAGGAGGCCGCTAAGCAGATGCGCAGCAGAGGGAAGGTCCTCAAAGGGAAAGATG GCATCCTGCCATTCTGTGCCATGGGCGTGAGCTCAGTCATCCACCCCAAGAACCCCCACATTCCCACAGTGCACTTCAACTACAGATACTTTGAGATAGAAGAAGAAGATG gCACTAAACAGTGGTGGTTTGGTGGCGGTACAGACCTGACTCCTACCTATGTCAATAAGGAGGATGGTGCTCACTTTCACAACAGTCTGAAGGAGGCCTGTGACAAACATCACCCCCAGTACTACCCCGACTTCAAAAAGTG GTGTGACCACTACTTTTACATCCGCCATCGTGGCGAGACGCGGGGCATCGGTGGCATCTTCTTTGACGACCTGGACTCTCCCAGCCAGGAGGAGGCGTTCAGCTTTGTTAGGAGCTGTGCCCAGACCGTGGTGCCCTGTTACCTGCCCATTGTCTACAAACACCTCAATGACCCCTTCAGCCCAGAGGAGAAGGACTGGCAGCAGGTGCGGAGAGGCAG gtatgTGGAATTTAACCTGGTGTATGACAGAGGGGTGAAGTTTGGACTGGCCACCCCAGGCTCCAGGATCGAGAGCATCCTCATGTCCCTGCCCCTAACAGCCAA GTGGGAGTACATGCATGAGCCTCCTAAAGGTTCCCAGGAGGCCGATATGCTGGAGGTGTTACGAAACCCCAAGGAGTGGATCTGA
- the cpox gene encoding oxygen-dependent coproporphyrinogen-III oxidase, mitochondrial isoform X2 translates to MATIVLYSMNRTAQTTARQCLIQFSKRASIVDSHLSFFRRLTSLPGARCVPKATGVRLMSHGTAGKSATGRTRRGALLVAGAAAAVAGFVASGSHFQRAEMATMIPKTEEKEIAEKCKTFMAPPCTDVKVLQQRKEEMCTRMEMLIMDTQAEFCRALEEVDGGKFKVDKWERKEGGGGISCVLQDGKVFEKAGVNVSVVFGNLTEEAAKQMRSRGKVLKGKDGTKQWWFGGGTDLTPTYVNKEDGAHFHNSLKEACDKHHPQYYPDFKKWCDHYFYIRHRGETRGIGGIFFDDLDSPSQEEAFSFVRSCAQTVVPCYLPIVYKHLNDPFSPEEKDWQQVRRGRYVEFNLVYDRGVKFGLATPGSRIESILMSLPLTAKWEYMHEPPKGSQEADMLEVLRNPKEWI, encoded by the exons ATGGCGACCATCGTTCTTTATTCCATGAACAGAACGGCGCAAACCACTGCGAGACAATGTTTAATTCAGTTTTCAAAGCGAGCTTCCATAGTGGACTCGCACCTATCTTTCTTCCGCAGGTTAACTTCGCTTCCGGGAGCGAGATGTGTTCCCAAAGCTACTGGAGTGCGGTTAATGTCACACGGGACTGCAGGCAAATCGGCAACCGGGCGAACCAGGAGAGGCGCACTGCTGGTTGCTGGAGCAGCGGCGGCAGTGGCGGGTTTTGTGGCTAGCGGTAGTCACTTTCAGCGGGCTGAAATGGCAACCATGATCCCCAAAACCGAGGAGAAGGAGATAGCGGAGAAATGCAAGACGTTCATGGCCCCGCCGTGTACCGACGTCAAAGTGCTGCAGCAGAGGAAAGAGGAAATGTGCACGAGGATGGAGATGCTGATAATGGACACTCAGGCGGAGTTCTGCAGAGCGCTCGAGGAGGTGGACGGCGGCAAGTTCAAAGTGGACAAGTGGGAACGGAAAGAAG GTGGCGGGGGCATTAGCTGTGTGCTGCAGGATGGGAAGGTGTTTGAGAAGGCGGGGGTCAACGTGTCCGTGGTGTTTGGGAACCTGACCGAGGAGGCCGCTAAGCAGATGCGCAGCAGAGGGAAGGTCCTCAAAGGGAAAGATG gCACTAAACAGTGGTGGTTTGGTGGCGGTACAGACCTGACTCCTACCTATGTCAATAAGGAGGATGGTGCTCACTTTCACAACAGTCTGAAGGAGGCCTGTGACAAACATCACCCCCAGTACTACCCCGACTTCAAAAAGTG GTGTGACCACTACTTTTACATCCGCCATCGTGGCGAGACGCGGGGCATCGGTGGCATCTTCTTTGACGACCTGGACTCTCCCAGCCAGGAGGAGGCGTTCAGCTTTGTTAGGAGCTGTGCCCAGACCGTGGTGCCCTGTTACCTGCCCATTGTCTACAAACACCTCAATGACCCCTTCAGCCCAGAGGAGAAGGACTGGCAGCAGGTGCGGAGAGGCAG gtatgTGGAATTTAACCTGGTGTATGACAGAGGGGTGAAGTTTGGACTGGCCACCCCAGGCTCCAGGATCGAGAGCATCCTCATGTCCCTGCCCCTAACAGCCAA GTGGGAGTACATGCATGAGCCTCCTAAAGGTTCCCAGGAGGCCGATATGCTGGAGGTGTTACGAAACCCCAAGGAGTGGATCTGA